Below is a genomic region from Pyrococcus kukulkanii.
GGGCGGATTGGACGCTCGAGGGGGACCTAAGATTGTATTTCCTTATCGTTTCCCCGGAGAACAGATCCTTCTCTCCAGCTGCTATCATTATTAAAACCTTCCTCTGATTTGGTGTTAAGGTCTCCCACAGCAATATAAAAGAATTTTCTAGGTCAGATACTAGATCCTCAAAAACTTCGTCAACATCGTCCTTTTCTACCTTGCCTTTCGTTTTTCCTAGGTACCACAGCTCAAAACACAGCCTCTGGGTGTAGTAGGGATGGCACTTAGTTAAAGAAAGGATATAATCAACTACGTCCTCCTTAATTTCTATTTCACCCATTTCAAATGCTTTCATTATGTAAGCCTTGAAATCTTCCTTTGGAATTTCCTTTAGAACCATGTGAGCTCCAAAGTTGTAGAAGGGACTCTCTTTGGATCGGAATATCCACTCCATTAGGTGCCTTTTGCTTCCAACAAAGACGTAGCTTACCTTGTCGTGGAGCTGAAGCTTCGACCTCAGCACTTTTAGTAACCCTTCGAACTTGGATAACTCCTGAAATTCGTCAAAAACTACGACGACTCTCTTTCTCCTCTCTTCAGCGAGTTTTTGTGGCAAATCAAGGGCATCTTTCCAGCTTTCTGAGCTTTTCTTGAATTTCACTTCAAAATCAATTCCATATTCCGTTTTTATCATCACACTGGCCTGTATATTAGCAAGAAGCCTCTTCACGGCTTCATTAAAGCTGCTATAGCTTTTCAGTACTTTTCTAGTTATCTCCTCAGCAAGCTCCTCCCTTGAAGTTATGGCTAGCAATCAATAAATATCGGAATAATGTCATTTCTCAATTCTTCAATAGCCTTTAGAATAAGAGATGTTTTTCCAAACCTCTTAGGAGAATACAATATGACGTTTCTTCCACTCAAAATATAGGCCTTTAGTCTCTCCACTTCTCGTTTTCTGTTTATGAACTTATCCCCCCTAACTGGCTCTCCAAACACGAAAGGATTTTCCATTACTCACCACCAAGTTACTTAATCCTAAGTTACTTAACTTTAAGTAATTTACCTTGTGACAGAAACATGTTAAAGCAAACCTTATATAACTATGAGAATCCACTGAGGAAGGGCTTTGATGGAGTGGACAGGTAGAGATGTCATAAGCATTAGAGACTTTTCTAAGGAAGATATAGAATTTGTCCTTTTAACTGCCGAGAGGCTTGAAAGGGAGCTGAAGGAGAAGGGCCACTTAGAATATGCAAAAGGAAAGATTCTAGCGACACTATTCTTCGAACCCTCCACGAGAACCAGGTTAAGCTTCGAATCCGCGATGCACAGGCTGGGTGGGAGTGTTATAGGGTTCGCTGAGGCTTCAACAAGTAGCGTCAAGAAGGGTGAAAGCCTCAGGGACACGATAAAGACAGTGGAGCAGTACAGCGACGTGATAGTGATAAGGCATCCAAAGGAAGGCGCGGCAAGGCTCGCCGCCGAAGTTGCTGAGATACCGGTAATAAACGCTGGCGATGGAAGCAACCAGCACCCAACCCAAACCTTGCTCGATTTGTACACAATAAAGAAGGAGTTCGGCAGGATTGACGGATTAAAGATAGGCCTCCTTGGCGACTTGAAGTACGGAAGAACTGTTCACAGCTTAGCCGAAGCTTTAGCCTTCTATGATATCGAGCTCTACCTGATCTCCCCAGAAATGCTCAGGATGCCAAAGCACATAGTTGAGGAGCTGAAGGAAAGGGGCGTTAAGGTTTACGAGACCTCAGATCTTGAGGCTGTCATTGGAGAACTGGACGTTCTCTACGTGACAAGAATCCAGAGGGAAAGGTTCCCAGATGAGCAGGAGTACTTGAAGGTCAAGGGGAGCTACCAGGTCAACTGCAAGGTGCTTGAAAAGGCCAAGGAAGAGCTAAGGGTTATGCACCCACTTCCAAGGGTCGACGAGATACACCCGGAGGTAGATAAAACTAAGCACGCGATATACTTCAGGCAAGTCTTCAATGGAGTTCCCGTTAGAATGGCCCTCCTGGGCCTTGTCCTGGGGGTGATCTGAATGCCCGAGCTCAAAGTTTCTGCTATTAGGGAGGGAACCGTTATAGACCACATACCCGCGGGCAAGGGGCTTAAGGTCATTGAGATCCTGAAGCTGGGGAAGTTGAGCAACGGTGGAGCAGTTCTCTTGGCCATAAATGTCCCAAGCAAGAAGTTGGGGAGGAAGGATATAGTCAAAGTTGAGGGCAAGTTCCTGAGCGAGGAGGAGGTAAACAAGATAGCCCTCGTCGCTCCTACTGCTACGGTAAACATAATAAGGGACTACAAGGTCGTAGAGAAGTTCAAGGTTGAGATTCCAGACGTGATTGAGGGAATATTAAGGTGCGCAAATCCCAACTGCATAACACACTATGAGTACGTAACGACTAAATTCTACGTAATAAGCAGGGAACCACTGAAGGTCAGGTGCCACTACTGTGAAAGAACAATGGAAGAAGAGGAAATCCTAGCAAACCTTTAGAACCTAAACGCTAGGGCAACTTCGAGGGCCGTTCCCAGGTAGAGGACATCCTCGTCAACGTCGAACTTCGGATGATGGTGGGGATAGACTATCCCTTTCTCCTCGTTTCTTATTCCAAGGGCTATAAAGGCCCCAGGAACCTTTTGTAAGTAGAAGGCAAAATCTTCCCCGCCAAGTGTTTTCCTGACCTCCCCAACGTTTAGGCCGATGTCCTCGGCAACACTTCTCGCGAATTTAGTCATTTCTCTATCGTTTATCGTTGGTGGGCCCAGGATGTCAGCCTCGACCTCAGCCCTACACCTGTGGGCCTTCGCCGTGTTCTCAATTATCTCCACTATCCTCGACTTCAAGAACTCGCCAAGTTCGTTCGTGAAAAACCTGAAAGTTCCCTCCAGCTCCACGAATTCCGGAATTACGTTGAACGCTGTCCCTCCCTGAACCCTTCCAACGGTAACTACCGCACTCTCCAATGGATCAACTTCCCTAGCAACGATCCTCTGCAGGGCTAAGATAGCGTCAGCTGCTGCAGGTATCGGGTCTATGGTGTACTGAGGAGCCGCTCCGTGCCCACCTTTTCCAATAATTTTAGCTGAGAACCTGCCAACTCCAGCGAGGAACGGTCCCTCCCTTATCCCAACTATGCCAGAATCGAGCTCGGCCCAAACGTGGAGGCCAAAAATAGCGTTTACCCCCTCCAATGCACCACCTTCGATCATCTTTAGTGCTCCATTCCCTCCCTCCTCCGCAGGCTGGAAAATCAAGCGGACTCTGTTCTTCAGCTCATCGGAGTGCTCAGCTATTATTTTCGCTGCACCTAAAAGCATTGCAGTGTGAGCATCGTGACCGCAGGCGTGCATCTTTCCTGGGATCTTTGATTTGTATGGGACGTCATTTTCCTCTTGTATGGGGAGAGCATCCATGTCTGCCCTAAGGGCAATCGTTCTTTCACCTCCTCCAATGTCAGCTATTATTCCGGTTCCAACTCTCTTTATCCTGTAGCCCCACTCTCTTAGGTGCTCCTCTACAATTCTAGAAGTCCTCTCTTCCTCAAAGCCGAGCTCGGGATGCATGTGGAAGTCCCTTCTCCACTCAATTATCTGCTCCTTTATCTTCTCGGCTTCCTTTAGTGGATCGAACATGGTGGCCACCAATAGGAATATATTGGGCTTTGGGTTATCATCTTTTCGATGAACATCATAACAGTAGGCCTCGATGGAAAAGGAAAGGTGGCGTTTCAATCTCATGCCCACACAGATCACTTTGCCCAGGGTAGAATCATCTACGCAACACTGCCAACGATACACCTAAGTCACTTGAGGAATTCCCGCTTTTATTCTCCCGTTGAGTTTGGGAAGAGGTTCTACATTGATGATTACAGGGCCAAGTTGTATCCTTCGGGCCATATCCTGGGTTCTGCCGGGATAAAGATCTGGCTCGATGAAGGAACCCTTTATTACACGGGAGATATAAAGCTTGAAAGGCTTAGGACTCCAGAGAGGACTAAAATTCCAAGGGCGGACTTTCTAATAATAGAGGCAACCTTTGGAGTTCCAAAGTTTAGATTTCCAAAACCTAAGATTGTGGAAAAGGAGATAATCGGCATAGTGGAGGAAAAGCTCGATAAAGGAGAAATTCCCATGTTCATGGCCAACCCATTTGGAAAGGCCCAGGAATTAATTAGAATCCTAAATATTCATGGTTACGAAGTTAGGGTTGACAGAATTATAGGAAAGGTCTCGAGGGTTTACAGAAAGTTCGGTGCCAGGCTTAAAATTAGCGAAGATGGTGAAGTTGTAGTTTCCTCCAGACGAGGAATTCAAGTTTCAGGATTTTCACGGATAAAGCTCAGCAATCATGCCGATTTCTGGGAGTTAATCGAGATAGTGGAAAGGGTTAAACCAGAAAAAGTGTTTGCCGTTTATGGGCATGCAGAGCAGTTCGCGAAAATACTCAGAGGGCTAGGATATAAAGCGGAGGTTTATAAAGGACCAATGTTAAGGTTAGACGGGGAAGGTCTTTGAGCAGTGAGATAATCGTCAGGGTGAAGATACCTGAAAGCTAAGTGAGAGGATTGTGGGGGATATAAAGCTTGAGATAATAAAAGAGATACCAGGAAAGGTTGCAGAGGGCGGAGGAGCTATTAAGAATACTAGAAAAAAGCGAACTCAAGGAAGAAGATGCAAAAGAATTAGAGAGAGCTAAAAGAAGCCCTTGCCAGAAGGTACGGGGTTCTGTAAGATGGAGGTCGTTTTGGACTATAACGTTGTATTCTCAGCATTTCAGAAGAAGGGAACTTCATATCTCCTTCTTGTTGCCCTGATTCTTGATTCCACAATAAGGATATTAGTCCCAGAGTACTTTTGGGAGGAGTTTGAAAAGCATGAAGAGAAGCTCCTTAGATACATAAAAGCTAAGTCGGGAAGAGTTTGAAAAATATTAAAGCTATACCCAACGTCCGTCCCAAAAGAGCTCTTTGAAAATGAATTGAAAAAGCAGTAAAGCTATGTAGAGACAGAGGCGCACACTCCATAGGCGTGCGATTTTGATAACTGGAGATCTAAATCTAAAAGCCGACGTTGAAGATATAACTCCCTAGGAGGTGAAAATATGGCCCTCTACTTCATTGGTCTGGGCTTATACGATGAGAAGGACATAACCCTCAAGGGGCTTGAAATAGCTAGAAAGTGTGATTACGTTTTTGCAGAGTTCTACACCTCTCTAATGGCCGGTACGACCCTTGAAAGAATTCAAGAGCTAATAGGCAAGAAGATAAAAGTCCTGAGTAGAGAAGACGTGGAGATTAACTTTGAAAGGATAGTCCTTCCCCTGGCTAAGGATAGCGACGTCGCGTTCCTTACAGCAGGAGATCCCATGGTTGCAACGACTCATTCGGAGCTCAGGATAAGAGCGAAGAAGATGGGAGTGAAGAGCTACGTCATCCACGCCCCAAGCATTTATTCAGCAATCGCAGTTACCGGCCTCCACATTTATAAGTTCGGAAAGAGTGCCACCGTTGCTTATCCTGAAGGCAACTGGTTCCCCACGAGCTATTATGATGTGATAAAGGAGAATAAGGAAAGGGGACTGCACACCCTCCTATTCTTGGATATAAAGGCTGACCAAGGGAGGTATATGACAGCAAATGAGGCTATGGAGTTGCTCCTGAAGAT
It encodes:
- a CDS encoding AAA family ATPase — its product is MLAITSREELAEEITRKVLKSYSSFNEAVKRLLANIQASVMIKTEYGIDFEVKFKKSSESWKDALDLPQKLAEERRKRVVVVFDEFQELSKFEGLLKVLRSKLQLHDKVSYVFVGSKRHLMEWIFRSKESPFYNFGAHMVLKEIPKEDFKAYIMKAFEMGEIEIKEDVVDYILSLTKCHPYYTQRLCFELWYLGKTKGKVEKDDVDEVFEDLVSDLENSFILLWETLTPNQRKVLIMIAAGEKDLFSGETIRKYNLRSPSSVQSALKKLIEKEIVSKNDTYKISDVFLEYWIRERFIEGKLY
- the pyrB gene encoding aspartate carbamoyltransferase, which codes for MEWTGRDVISIRDFSKEDIEFVLLTAERLERELKEKGHLEYAKGKILATLFFEPSTRTRLSFESAMHRLGGSVIGFAEASTSSVKKGESLRDTIKTVEQYSDVIVIRHPKEGAARLAAEVAEIPVINAGDGSNQHPTQTLLDLYTIKKEFGRIDGLKIGLLGDLKYGRTVHSLAEALAFYDIELYLISPEMLRMPKHIVEELKERGVKVYETSDLEAVIGELDVLYVTRIQRERFPDEQEYLKVKGSYQVNCKVLEKAKEELRVMHPLPRVDEIHPEVDKTKHAIYFRQVFNGVPVRMALLGLVLGVI
- the pyrI gene encoding aspartate carbamoyltransferase regulatory subunit — its product is MPELKVSAIREGTVIDHIPAGKGLKVIEILKLGKLSNGGAVLLAINVPSKKLGRKDIVKVEGKFLSEEEVNKIALVAPTATVNIIRDYKVVEKFKVEIPDVIEGILRCANPNCITHYEYVTTKFYVISREPLKVRCHYCERTMEEEEILANL
- a CDS encoding M20 metallopeptidase family protein, coding for MFDPLKEAEKIKEQIIEWRRDFHMHPELGFEEERTSRIVEEHLREWGYRIKRVGTGIIADIGGGERTIALRADMDALPIQEENDVPYKSKIPGKMHACGHDAHTAMLLGAAKIIAEHSDELKNRVRLIFQPAEEGGNGALKMIEGGALEGVNAIFGLHVWAELDSGIVGIREGPFLAGVGRFSAKIIGKGGHGAAPQYTIDPIPAAADAILALQRIVAREVDPLESAVVTVGRVQGGTAFNVIPEFVELEGTFRFFTNELGEFLKSRIVEIIENTAKAHRCRAEVEADILGPPTINDREMTKFARSVAEDIGLNVGEVRKTLGGEDFAFYLQKVPGAFIALGIRNEEKGIVYPHHHPKFDVDEDVLYLGTALEVALAFRF
- a CDS encoding MBL fold metallo-hydrolase: MNIITVGLDGKGKVAFQSHAHTDHFAQGRIIYATLPTIHLSHLRNSRFYSPVEFGKRFYIDDYRAKLYPSGHILGSAGIKIWLDEGTLYYTGDIKLERLRTPERTKIPRADFLIIEATFGVPKFRFPKPKIVEKEIIGIVEEKLDKGEIPMFMANPFGKAQELIRILNIHGYEVRVDRIIGKVSRVYRKFGARLKISEDGEVVVSSRRGIQVSGFSRIKLSNHADFWELIEIVERVKPEKVFAVYGHAEQFAKILRGLGYKAEVYKGPMLRLDGEGL
- a CDS encoding PIN domain-containing protein, coding for MEVVLDYNVVFSAFQKKGTSYLLLVALILDSTIRILVPEYFWEEFEKHEEKLLRYIKAKSGRV
- the dph5 gene encoding diphthine synthase; the encoded protein is MALYFIGLGLYDEKDITLKGLEIARKCDYVFAEFYTSLMAGTTLERIQELIGKKIKVLSREDVEINFERIVLPLAKDSDVAFLTAGDPMVATTHSELRIRAKKMGVKSYVIHAPSIYSAIAVTGLHIYKFGKSATVAYPEGNWFPTSYYDVIKENKERGLHTLLFLDIKADQGRYMTANEAMELLLKIEDMKKQNAFTEDTLVVVLARAGSLEPTLKAGFVRDMIREDFGKQPHVLIVPGKLHIVEAEYLVEIAGAPEEVLKLAR